In a genomic window of Gossypium arboreum isolate Shixiya-1 chromosome 9, ASM2569848v2, whole genome shotgun sequence:
- the LOC108456336 gene encoding NAC domain-containing protein 43-like: MPSADMNLSINGQSQVPPGFRFHPTEEELLHYYLRKKVASQKIDLNVIPEVDLNKLEPWDIQEKCKVGSSSTPQNGWYFFSHKDKKYPTGTRTNRATAAGFWKATGRDKIIYCELRRIGLRKTLVFYKGRAPHGKKSDWIMHEYRLDDDSNVQSSKTIGDSMAEDGWVVCRVFRKKNYQKTLEDPKSSSSYTSPGPKAPMVFSGNEEVLDQVLQYMGKTCKMENDLFTSTNNPRSFEENKHEMFMHMPRLESPTLPPLPIHSSLLDQETSFKPCYQSTDDTLITVTQPSSINQGDSGAYDHHQTDSVIDDNNESKNIWVNDWVTLDRFVASQLNGQVETSKQQSYLTDPSVVFSLCHHDDIQLSNIRLERSNQNSQVYSDEIDLWSLTKSSSPSSSLDPFNHCRYN; encoded by the exons ATGCCGTCAGCAGATATGAATCTATCCATTAATGGCCAGTCTCAGGTTCCTCCTGGTTTTAGATTTCATCCCACTGAAGAAGAACTTCTTCACTATTACCTCAGAAAGAAAGTAGCTTCTCAAAAGATAGATCTTAATGTTATACCAGAAGTTGATCTTAACAAACTTGAGCCTTGGGATATACAAG AGAAGTGTAAAGTAGGTTCCAGTTCCACCCCACAGAATGGTTGGTACTTCTTCAGCCACAAGGACAAGAAATACCCAACGGGGACCCGAACGAATCGTGCCACGGCTGCCGGATTTTGGAAAGCAACTGGTCGCGATAAGATTATCTATTGTGAGTTGAGAAGAATTGGGTTGAGGAAGACGTTGGTGTTTTATAAGGGACGAGCGCCTCATGGTAAGAAATCCGATTGGATTATGCATGAATATAGGCTCGATGATGACTCTAAT GTCCAGAGTTCCAAAACCATTGGAGATTCTATGGCTGAAGATGGTTGGGTGGTTTGCCGTGTATTTAGAAAGAAGAATTATCAGAAAACCCTAGAGGATCCGAAAAGCTCATCCTCTTACACTTCACCGGGTCCAAAGGCGCCGATGGTTTTCTCCGGCAACGAGGAGGTTCTAGATCAAGTTCTTCAGTATATGGGAAAGACTTGCAAAATGGAGAATGATTTATTTACCAGCACGAACAATCCGAGAAGTTTCGAAGAAAACAAACATGAAATGTTTATGCATATGCCCAGACTGGAAAGCCCAACTCTCCCTCCGCTTCCCATTCATAGTTCACTCTTGGATCAAGAAACAAGCTTCAAGCCGTGTTACCAATCCACCGACGATACCCTGATCACTGTAACCCAACCATCTTCGATCAACCAAGGGGATAGTGGTGCTTATGATCATCATCAGACGGATTCAGTGATTGATGATAATAATGAATCCAAAAACATTTGGGTTAATGACTGGGTCACACTGGACCGATTTGTGGCATCCCAGTTAAATGGTCAAGTAGAGACAAGCAAGCAACAATCATATTTGACTGACCCTAGTGTGGTTTTCAGTCTTTGTCACCATGATGATATTCAATTATCGAACATACGTTTGGAGAGATCAAATCAAAACTCTCAGGTTTATAGCGACGAGATTGATCTATGGAGCTTGACGAAGTCATCATCACCGTCGTCATCATTAGACCCCTTCAACCATTGTCGGTATAATTGA